One window from the genome of bacterium encodes:
- a CDS encoding YraN family protein gives MISPPEARRAQGDAAEERACRHLEGSGFTIVERNFRARGGEIDVVARKGDALVFVEVRSHEVTDFGTPEESVTPAKRRRIVAAARQYLSNVPTSSWREARFDVIAVDGSGDGAELRHYPAAFDAKGKIL, from the coding sequence GTGATTTCTCCACCGGAAGCGCGCCGGGCGCAGGGGGACGCGGCGGAGGAGCGCGCGTGCCGCCATCTCGAAGGGTCGGGGTTCACGATCGTGGAGAGGAACTTCCGGGCGCGCGGAGGCGAGATCGACGTGGTCGCGCGGAAGGGGGATGCGCTCGTCTTCGTGGAGGTCCGCTCGCACGAGGTTACCGATTTCGGAACGCCCGAGGAGTCGGTCACGCCGGCCAAGCGTCGAAGGATCGTGGCCGCCGCGCGGCAGTACCTGTCGAACGTGCCGACCTCCTCCTGGCGAGAGGCGCGCTTCGACGTGATCGCCGTCGACGGGAGCGGCGACGGCGCCGAACTCCGCCATTACCCGGCCGCGTTCGACGCGAAGGGAAAAATCCTGTAA
- a CDS encoding ribonuclease HII: MAGAAGFEAIARSRGYSAPAGVDEAGRGPLAGPVVAAAVIFPPGYFHPGIRDSKKLSPRQRERLYPVITADAVAFGIALATPEEIDTLNILRASLLAMRRAVETLSLPADFLFIDGNQPVPCDVPQETLVGGDDRCLSIAAASILAKVSRDRMMAEYDLLYPGYGLSGHKGYPTREHLEAIRRLGPSPIHRRSFRGVRSQQ, translated from the coding sequence ATGGCGGGAGCGGCAGGGTTCGAGGCGATCGCACGCAGCCGGGGGTACTCCGCCCCCGCGGGCGTCGACGAAGCCGGCAGGGGCCCCCTCGCCGGACCGGTGGTCGCCGCCGCCGTCATCTTTCCCCCGGGGTATTTCCACCCGGGAATCCGCGACTCCAAGAAGCTTTCCCCCCGCCAGCGCGAACGTCTCTACCCGGTGATCACGGCCGACGCCGTGGCGTTCGGGATCGCGCTTGCGACACCCGAAGAGATCGACACGCTGAACATCCTTCGCGCTTCCCTGCTCGCCATGCGGCGGGCGGTTGAGACGCTTTCCCTCCCCGCCGACTTCCTCTTCATCGACGGGAACCAGCCGGTCCCGTGCGACGTGCCCCAGGAAACGCTCGTCGGCGGGGACGACCGGTGCCTCTCCATCGCGGCCGCGTCGATCCTCGCGAAGGTATCGCGGGACCGGATGATGGCGGAGTACGACCTCCTCTACCCGGGGTACGGCCTCTCCGGGCACAAGGGATACCCGACGCGGGAGCACCTGGAGGCGATCCGCCGCCTGGGACCGTCCCCCATCCACCGGAGGAGCTTCCGCGGAGTGAGATCCCAACAGTGA
- the rplS gene encoding 50S ribosomal protein L19: protein MSLLQDVESRQQRKDLPKFNVGDTVRVYSRIKEGEKERVQYFEGIVIGFHRNAVSGTFKVRKESYGVGVERTYPIHSPLLEKIEVKKRGDVRRAKLFYLREVSGKKARIREKKDWLSKKGIVVPSEGVAEGPADEATAVPAEASPAPAETPKE from the coding sequence ATGAGTCTCCTCCAGGATGTCGAATCCCGCCAGCAGCGCAAGGATCTCCCGAAATTCAACGTGGGAGACACCGTCCGGGTCTACTCGCGGATCAAGGAAGGCGAAAAGGAGCGCGTCCAGTATTTCGAGGGGATCGTGATCGGCTTCCACCGGAACGCCGTCTCGGGAACGTTCAAGGTCCGCAAGGAGTCGTACGGCGTCGGCGTCGAGCGCACCTACCCGATCCACTCCCCCCTCCTCGAAAAGATCGAGGTGAAGAAGAGGGGCGACGTCCGCCGCGCGAAGCTCTTCTACCTGCGCGAGGTGTCGGGGAAGAAGGCGCGCATCCGCGAGAAGAAGGATTGGCTTTCGAAGAAGGGGATCGTCGTCCCGTCCGAAGGCGTCGCCGAGGGTCCCGCCGACGAGGCGACCGCCGTTCCCGCGGAAGCGTCACCCGCTCCTGCGGAGACGCCCAAAGAATAG
- a CDS encoding ATP-dependent 6-phosphofructokinase: MKIGVLTGGGDCPGLNAVIRAVVRKSDILSSRVVGLRNGWKGLLDPSTMDLDGKMVSGILHIGGTMIGTSRTNPFKDPGGPERALKNMRILGLDALIAIGGEDTLGAASKLYEMGLPVVGVPKTIDNDLYGTDFTFGFDTAIATATDAIDRIHTTAESHNRVMVVEVMGRHAGWIATYSGIAGGADVILVPEIPIDLDEVCDMILRRHSRGKSFSIVVVAEGAQFAEKPGCGGELVLQETQKDEFGHVRLGGISQVLAKAIEKRTSFETRYVVLGHIQRGGSPTAHDRVLATRFGVFATEMVHRGEFGKMAALQGNRIVAIPLAEATSKLKTVDMDIYGIAKEFFG, translated from the coding sequence ATGAAAATCGGGGTCTTGACCGGCGGGGGAGATTGCCCGGGCCTGAACGCGGTGATCCGTGCGGTAGTCCGGAAATCCGACATTCTCAGTTCCCGGGTGGTCGGGCTGCGCAACGGGTGGAAAGGACTGCTCGATCCCTCGACGATGGACCTGGACGGCAAGATGGTTTCCGGGATCCTCCACATCGGCGGGACGATGATCGGGACCTCCCGCACCAACCCGTTCAAGGACCCCGGCGGGCCGGAGAGGGCGCTGAAGAACATGCGGATCCTCGGGCTGGACGCCCTGATCGCCATCGGCGGCGAGGACACCCTCGGCGCGGCGTCGAAACTGTACGAAATGGGGCTCCCCGTGGTCGGCGTCCCCAAGACGATCGACAACGACCTGTACGGGACCGATTTCACCTTCGGGTTCGACACGGCGATCGCCACGGCCACCGACGCCATCGACCGGATCCACACGACGGCGGAGTCGCACAACCGCGTCATGGTGGTCGAGGTGATGGGGCGGCACGCCGGATGGATCGCGACGTATTCGGGGATCGCCGGCGGCGCGGACGTGATCCTCGTCCCCGAGATCCCGATCGACCTGGACGAGGTGTGCGACATGATCCTGCGGCGGCACAGCCGCGGAAAGTCGTTCTCCATCGTCGTGGTCGCGGAAGGGGCGCAGTTCGCGGAGAAGCCCGGCTGCGGAGGAGAGCTCGTCCTCCAGGAGACGCAGAAGGACGAGTTCGGCCACGTGCGGCTCGGCGGGATCTCCCAGGTCCTCGCGAAGGCGATCGAGAAGCGGACGAGCTTCGAGACGCGCTACGTCGTGCTCGGCCACATCCAGCGGGGCGGCTCCCCGACCGCGCACGACCGCGTGCTCGCCACCCGCTTCGGGGTCTTCGCCACCGAGATGGTCCACCGCGGCGAGTTCGGGAAGATGGCGGCGCTGCAGGGGAACCGGATCGTCGCCATTCCCCTCGCGGAGGCGACCTCGAAGCTCAAGACCGTCGACATGGACATCTACGGGATCGCGAAGGAGTTCTTCGGGTAA